Proteins co-encoded in one Chloroflexota bacterium genomic window:
- a CDS encoding GntR family transcriptional regulator produces the protein MKPTDAERAYTQIKKQIVTTSMTPGSVISEAQLIDELNLGRTPIREAIKRLQAENLVTVTPRRGMFVADITVTDLTQIFEVRVVIEALAAQLATKRITPDQLAKLRQLAQEYQLASLEDKKELIELDEAFHSLIGQAAQNKFLEKDLKHYYNLSLRIWYLAINFAQSEDIDVVAHIEILEAIEAGDAKRAALRMEKHIKDFHQTIKQYL, from the coding sequence ATGAAACCAACCGACGCAGAGCGAGCCTATACACAGATTAAGAAACAGATTGTAACAACAAGCATGACTCCGGGTTCTGTTATCAGTGAAGCTCAATTGATTGATGAGTTAAATCTGGGCAGAACACCCATCCGTGAGGCCATAAAACGACTTCAAGCAGAAAATCTGGTAACGGTCACCCCGCGGCGAGGCATGTTTGTAGCCGACATCACTGTTACGGATCTCACCCAGATATTTGAAGTACGCGTTGTCATCGAGGCCCTCGCTGCTCAGCTGGCGACCAAACGCATAACCCCAGACCAACTTGCAAAACTGCGACAACTTGCGCAGGAGTATCAACTCGCCAGTCTGGAAGATAAAAAAGAATTAATTGAACTTGACGAGGCTTTCCACAGCTTAATTGGACAAGCGGCTCAAAACAAGTTTTTGGAAAAAGACTTAAAACATTACTACAACCTCTCTCTGCGAATATGGTACCTGGCGATCAATTTCGCCCAATCTGAGGATATTGATGTTGTAGCACATATTGAAATTCTGGAAGCCATTGAAGCGGGCGACGCAAAACGTGCCGCATTACGTATGGAAAAACATATTAAAGATTTCCATCAAACCATCAAACAATACCTTTAG
- a CDS encoding dihydropteroate synthase: protein MSNSLTTVVSSKTVTVEIHREKATTIIGERINPTGRKKMLKALQAGDFDMVRQDALAQVAAGAKILDVNAGVPGADEEALLKQVLQTVMETVDVPLCIDTADPLALEAALKTYEGKALINSVNGEERSLEAILPLVKEYGAAVIGLCMDDDGIPATVDDRLKVATKIIERAAKLGIGPEDIVIDPLALTMGADHTAGFLAMQTIERIVVEFGVNITMGASNISFGMPDRKHINSTFIAMSIHAGLTCPITNPLEEEIAIAVLAADLSMGRDEYGMNWIKAYRKRQKEQAENE from the coding sequence ATGAGCAATAGTTTAACCACCGTAGTTTCTTCCAAAACCGTCACGGTTGAAATTCACCGTGAAAAAGCCACCACTATCATTGGCGAACGCATCAACCCCACTGGGCGCAAAAAAATGCTCAAAGCCTTACAGGCCGGGGATTTTGATATGGTGCGACAGGATGCGCTGGCTCAGGTGGCTGCGGGAGCGAAAATTCTGGATGTCAATGCTGGCGTACCTGGTGCAGACGAAGAAGCGCTGCTCAAGCAGGTACTCCAAACTGTAATGGAAACGGTGGATGTGCCGCTGTGTATTGATACGGCAGACCCCCTGGCGCTTGAAGCCGCCCTGAAGACATACGAAGGCAAAGCGCTGATCAATTCTGTCAATGGTGAAGAACGCTCGCTGGAGGCGATTTTGCCGCTGGTCAAGGAATATGGCGCCGCGGTAATCGGGCTGTGCATGGACGATGATGGCATCCCCGCCACAGTCGATGATCGCCTCAAAGTTGCCACAAAAATTATTGAGCGCGCGGCCAAGCTGGGTATTGGCCCTGAAGATATTGTAATTGATCCTTTGGCGCTAACGATGGGCGCCGACCATACCGCCGGTTTTCTAGCTATGCAAACCATCGAGAGAATTGTAGTGGAATTTGGTGTCAATATCACCATGGGCGCCAGCAATATTTCGTTTGGGATGCCCGACCGCAAGCATATCAACTCAACCTTCATCGCGATGTCCATCCATGCCGGGTTGACCTGCCCGATCACAAACCCACTGGAAGAAGAAATCGCCATCGCTGTCTTGGCCGCCGATCTTTCAATGGGGCGGGACGAATATGGCATGAACTGGATTAAAGCCTATCGCAAGCGCCAAAAAGAACAAGCCGAGAACGAGTAA
- a CDS encoding FAD-binding oxidoreductase → PKKIHHPLLEGGYATTVQLAAEDVQVALVAEMTASGSLLLGSSREFAGFDRRVSLAVIRAIAQRAARFLPHLAHSSVIRSYAGLRPWSPDHLPLIGPCEQAPGFYLASGHEGAGIGLAPITGKLIADWVTGAALPPYANAVLPDRFDPIKGSKTNVLI, encoded by the coding sequence GTCCAAAGAAAATTCACCACCCGCTGCTGGAAGGCGGCTATGCCACCACCGTACAATTGGCAGCCGAAGATGTGCAGGTGGCGCTGGTAGCCGAGATGACCGCGTCGGGAAGTTTATTATTGGGCAGCAGCCGCGAATTCGCCGGATTTGACCGCCGGGTTTCGCTGGCCGTGATACGAGCAATTGCCCAACGCGCGGCGCGCTTTTTGCCCCATCTGGCGCATAGCTCTGTCATCCGCAGTTATGCTGGCCTGCGTCCCTGGTCGCCAGATCACCTGCCGCTGATTGGTCCGTGCGAGCAGGCGCCCGGCTTCTACCTTGCCAGCGGGCACGAAGGCGCGGGCATCGGCCTGGCCCCAATCACCGGCAAACTCATCGCCGATTGGGTAACTGGCGCAGCACTACCCCCCTACGCCAATGCCGTACTCCCTGACCGTTTTGACCCTATCAAAGGAAGTAAGACAAATGTCCTCATCTGA
- a CDS encoding FAD-binding oxidoreductase, translating to MNTTADAIIIGGGIVGAACAYYLSERGLAVHLIERDFPASGTSRACDGLILQWDKLPGAELSLGLASQKLWRDLAAELDAEIGFEQAGTIFLAEQADQMEAGKEKANALSASGQRAEVLTPGELRELEPELA from the coding sequence ATGAACACCACGGCAGATGCAATCATCATTGGCGGCGGAATCGTGGGAGCAGCCTGTGCCTACTATCTCAGTGAGCGCGGCCTCGCGGTGCATCTCATCGAGCGCGATTTTCCCGCCAGCGGCACTTCGCGCGCCTGTGATGGCCTGATCCTTCAGTGGGATAAACTGCCCGGCGCGGAGCTATCGCTGGGGCTTGCCAGCCAGAAACTCTGGCGCGATCTCGCCGCAGAACTGGATGCAGAAATCGGTTTTGAACAGGCCGGGACGATATTTCTGGCTGAACAGGCGGACCAAATGGAGGCAGGCAAAGAGAAAGCCAACGCCCTAAGCGCATCCGGTCAACGCGCCGAAGTGCTCACCCCCGGGGAACTGCGGGAACTGGAACCGGAGTTGGC